One Triticum dicoccoides isolate Atlit2015 ecotype Zavitan chromosome 4B, WEW_v2.0, whole genome shotgun sequence genomic window carries:
- the LOC119291089 gene encoding uncharacterized protein LOC119291089 has translation MAGVAAETAVASASGSGIWSRRRDEITFDRLQKFWNDLPPQARRELLKLDKQTLIEQARKNFYCSRCNGLLLENFKSLQQEVSDIDCLSSSGESKIRQQNGSQDPSVHPWGGLATTKDGILTLIDCFMKANSLRVLQNVFDNARLREREREMLYPDACGGGGRGWISQGMASYSRGYGTRETCALHTAHLSCNTLVNFWSALCDETRSSLLRMKEDDFIERLMFRFDSKRFCRDCRRNVIREFKELKELKRIRREPRCTSWFCVADYAFQCEVFEDSVIADWRQSISETDGSYHHFEWAIGTDEGQSDVFGFENVGMKTQVQRSGIDLDQFEDYFITLRAWKLDGRYTEMCVKAHALKGQSCVHHRLVLGDGFVTITKGESIRSLFEHAEEAEEEDEDDAMERDENDFDGDGSHPQKHAKSPELAREFLLDAAAVIFKEQVEKAFREGAAQQNAQSVFVSLALKLLEERVHVACKEIITLEKQNKLLEEEEKEKREEQERRMRRRTKEREKKHRRKERLKEKERDKGKRDEFKTSDDISSSTLSNSSTCTNDESGNAFGSRAASEEEDNSTAVALCHADIESSCIEIDGQNNIDCCDTVTKCPPVNSSEPFTSQQSKPSRRNLRLRKDVPQDNSSCWYDDGRDESRSVGNLQWRSMERMRNGDGSCNSVCSTNNRTRYRQDYNSCSCDHQENYKTEDNCFLPTARAGREMKMAKKTGVDKPLVQYRRVGSTHERNAIPKQVWERMDTRKKTGLNGTDNMSGSVANVESPKPVECDTSGCEKLDTGREPLGQASERSTDVCKSETDQPYGQREESQSACSDGTPMTNKQKCHSTNNEGTKPDEELMTNSASSDGSSSCMSEADRESSSSSVTSLSAHTPESSSSDSEESSERVNIITEAPSTRTASRSLFETCAGNGFREYHPKATCPPQNDRFGFSVLPFQNQSSHQQNMHAPPAYSPTTIGPHSHSCAAPTNGYFQYGQPTNFFSGPVGFRVPGNGPADFSVQYNNVHRYPAPAFSCIHPEQILKTPASFRVMPPPPLPPYRHGTAPTGGHPYGGLNPDRLNSMLKPMGPKDAPDGNKLPDKSASFSLFQFNLPIAPQGPPSPKDGKSGESAARMPPFAPVQVQPCSREQTDVKEYNLFSTDQSGYFPLSR, from the exons ATGGCGGGGGTCGCGGCGGAGACGGCCGTGGCTTCGGCCTCGGGATCGGGGATCTGGTCGCGGCGGCGGGATGAGATCACGTTCGATCGCCTCCAGAAG TTCTGGAATGACTTGCCACCGCAAGCACGGCGGGAGCTTCTAAAATTGGATAAGCAAACCCTCATTGAACAAGCTCGCAAGAATTTCTACTGTTCAAGGTGCAATGGGTTGCTTCTGGAAAATTTCAAGTCACTGCAGCAAGAAGTTTCAGATATTGATTGTCTGAGCTCAAGTGGTGAATCAAAGATTAGGCAGCAAAATGGATCTCAGGATCCATCTGTTCACCCTTGGGGAGGTCTTGCAACAACAAAGGATGGCATCCTTACGCTTATTGACTGCTTTATGAAAGCTAACTCGCTACGGGTGCTCCAGAAT GTATTTGACAATGCACGACTAAGAGAAAGGGAACGAGAAATGCTTTATCCTGATGCATgtggtgggggtggcagaggaTGGATTAGCCAAGGGATGGCTAGCTATAGCAGGGGGTATGGAACAAGAGAAACATGTGCTCTGCATACTGCCCACCTTTCATGCAATACACTGGTGAATTTCTGGTCAGCATTATGCGACGAAACTAGATCTTCTCTTCTGCGGATGAAGGAGGATGATTTCATTGAAAGACTAATGTTTAG GTTTGATAGCAAGAGATTTTGCCGAGATTGCCGAAGGAATGTTATCCGTGAATTCAAGGAGCTGAAGGAACTGAAACGCATTCGAAGGGAACCTCGCTGCACCAGTTGGTTCTGTGTTGCGGACTATGCTTTTCAATGCGAG GTATTTGAGGATTCCGTCATAGCTGATTGGCGCCAATCTATATCAGAGACTGATGGGTCTTATCATCACTTTGAATGGGCTATTGGGACAGATGAAGGACAATCCGATGTTTTTGGCTTTGAAAATGTTGGGATGAAGACCCAAGTCCAGAGAAGTGGGATTGATCTTGACCAATTTGAAGATTATTTCATAACTCTGAGAGCTTGGAAGCTCGATGGCCGCTATACGGAGATGTGTGTAAAAGCACATGCACTGAAGGGCCAATCTTGTGTTCATCACAGGCTGGTGCTGGGAGATGGCTTTGTGACAATTACAAAGGGTGAAAGTATCAGAAGTTTGTTTGAGCATGCTGAAGAGGCCGAGGAAGAGGAT GAGGATGATGCCATGGAAAGGGATGAAAATGATTTTGACGGTGATGGCTCTCATCCGCAGAAGCATGCCAAGAGTCCTGAATTGGCAAGAGAATTTCTCTTGGATGCTGCTGCAGTGATATTCAAAGAACAG GTTGAGAAGGCTTTTAGAGAAGGCGCAGCCCAGCAAAATGCACAAAGTGTCTTTGTATCTTTGGCACTCAAACTTCTGGAGGAGCGAGTGCATGTAGCATGCAAAGAAATCATTACATTGGAAAAACAG AACAAGCTTCTCGAGGAAGAGGAGAAAGAGAAGCGTGAAGAACAAGAGCGTAGGATGAGGAGGAGaacaaaagagagagaaaagaagcACAGGAGAAAAGAGAGGCTGAAAGAAAAGGAAAGGGACAAGGGGAAAAGAGATGAGTTCAAAACATCAGACGACATTTCATCCTCAACTCTAAGCAACTCCTCGACATGTACTAACGACGAATCAGGAAATGCTTTTGGCTCCAGAGCAGCTAGTGAAGAGGAAGATAATTCCACAGCTGTGGCTctgtgccatgccgacattgaatcTTCATGCATAGAAATTGATGGACAAAACAATATAGACTGCTGCGATACAGTGACCAAATGTCCTCCAGTTAATAGCAGTGAACCTTTCACATCCCAGCAATCAAAACCATCACGAAGAAATCTGAGGTTGAGAAAGGACGTTCCTCAAGACAACTCCTCTTGTTGGTATGATGATGGCCGAGATGAATCTAGAAGTGTCGGAAATCTGCAGTGGCGATCAATGGAAAGGATGAGAAATGGTGATGGAAGTTGTAACTCGGTGTGTAGTACAAATAATAGAACAAGATATAGGCAAGACTACAATTCTTGCAGTTGTGATCATCAGGAAAATTACAAAACAGAGGACAACTGTTTTTTGCCAACAGCTAGAGCAGGTAGGGAGATGAAGATGGCAAAGAAAACAGGAGTTGATAAGCCTTTAGTGCAGTACCGCCGTGTTGGTAGTACACATGAGAGAAATGCAATTCCAAAACAAGTATGGGAGAGAATGGATACTCGGAAGAAGACTGGCTTAAATGGCACAGATAATATGTCAGGATCAGTTGCCAATGTTGAGTCACCCAAACCAGTGGAGTGTGATACCAGTGGATGTGAAAAGCTTGACACAGGACGTGAACCACTAGGCCAGGCTTCTGAAAGGTCCACTGATGTTTGTAAATCAGAAACAGATCAGCCATATGGACAACGCGAGGAAAGTCAATCTGCTTGTTCTGATGGAACTCCTATGACGAATAAACAAAAATGCCACTCAACAAACAATGAAGGTACTAAGCCAGACGAAGAGCTCATGACGAACTCTGCCAGTTCTGATGGCTCATCTTCATGTATGAGCGAGGCAGATAGAGAAAGCAGTTCAAGCAGTGTGACGTCTTTGAGCGCTCATACTCCGGAATCATCATCATCTGACTCAGAGGAATCTTCGGAGAGAGTCAACATCATTACAGAAGCTCCATCGACAAGAACTGCTTCACGTTCTTTATTTGAGACGTGTGCAGGAAATGGTTTCAGAGAATACCACCCAAAAGCCACATGCCCGCCTCAGAACGACAGATTTGGATTCAGTGTACTCCCCTTCCAGAATCAGTCATCGCATCAGCAGAACATGCATGCACCACCTGCATATTCACCGACCACAATTGGGCCACACAGTCACTCGTGTGCTGCTCCAACAAATGGATACTTCCAGTATGGTCAGCCAACcaatttcttctctggtccagtcggATTCCGAGTACCTGGGAACGGACCTGCTGATTTCTCGGTGCAGTACAACAATGTCCATCGCTACCCAGCTCCTGCTTTTAGTTGTATTCACCCAGAGCAAATTCTCAAGACACCGGCCAGCTTCAGAGTCATGCCTCCGCCTCCCCTCCCCCCTTACCGACATGGAACAGCGCCAACTGGTGGTCATCCTTATGGAGGCTTGAATCCAGACAGGCTTAATTCCATGTTGAAGCCGATGGGCCCGAAGGATGCTCCAGATGGTAACAAATTGCCTGACAAGAGTGCATCCTTCTCGTTGTTCCAATTCAACCTGCCGATAGCTCCGCAAGGCCCACCGTCACCCAAAGATGGTAAGAGTGGAGAGTCGGCAGCAAGGATGCCGCCATTTGCTCCGGTTCAAGTGCAGCCATGCTCTAGAGAGCAGACAGATGTGAAGGAGTATAATCTGTTCTCCACCGATCAAAGCGGCTATTTCCCTTTATCCCGTTAA